In the Labeo rohita strain BAU-BD-2019 unplaced genomic scaffold, IGBB_LRoh.1.0 scaffold_94, whole genome shotgun sequence genome, one interval contains:
- the LOC127162449 gene encoding histone H2B-like: protein MPEPAKSAPKKGSKKAVTKTAGKGGKKRKRSRKESYAIYVYKVLKQVHPDTGISSKAMGIMNSFVNDIFERIAGEASRLAHYNKRSTITSREIQTAVRLLLPGELAKHAVSEGTKAVTKYTSSK from the coding sequence ATGCCGGAACCAGCTAAATCAGCGCCTAAGAAAGGCTCCAAGAAGGCCGTCACTAAGACCGCCGGGAAAGGAGGAAAGAAGCGCAAGAGATCCAGGAAGGAGAGTTATGCTATTTACGTGTACAAAGTGCTGAAGCAGGTTCATCCCGACACCGGTATCTCTTCTAAGGCGATGGGAATCATGAACTCGTTCGTTAACGACATCTTCGAGCGCATCGCCGGTGAAGCGTCTCGTCTGGCTCACTACAACAAGCGCTCCACCATCACTTCACGGGAGATCCAGACCGCCGTGCGTCTGCTGCTGCCCGGTGAGCTGGCCAAACACGCCGTGTCTGAGGGCACCAAGGCCGTCACCAAGTACACCAGCTCCAAGTAG
- the LOC127162445 gene encoding histone H2A-like, with protein sequence MSGRGKTGGKARAKAKTRSSRAGLQFPVGRVHRLLRKGNYAERVGAGAPVYLAAVLEYLTAEILELAGNAARDNKKTRIIPRHLQLAVRNDEELNKLLGGVTIAQGGVLPNIQAVLLPKKTEKPAKTK encoded by the coding sequence ATGAGTGGCAGAGGCAAAACCGGTGGTAAGGCGAGAGCGAAGGCTAAGACTCGCTCATCCAGGGCAGGACTGCAGTTCCCCGTCGGTCGTGTTCACAGGCTTCTCCGCAAAGGAAACTATGCAGAGCGCGTAGGTGCCGGTGCTCCCGTCTATCTGGCGGCTGTGCTCGAGTATCTTACCGCTGAGATCTTGGAGTTGGCTGGCAACGCCGCGAGGGACAATAAGAAGACCCGTATCATTCCCCGTCACCTGCAGCTGGCGGTGCGCAATGACGAGGAGCTCAACAAACTCCTGGGCGGAGTGACTATCGCTCAGGGCGGCGTGCTGCCCAACATCCAGGCTGTGCTGCTGCCCAAAAAGACCGAAAAGCCCGCCAAGACTAAGTAA
- the LOC127162441 gene encoding histone H3: protein MARTKQTARKSTGGKAPRKQLATKAARKSAPATGGVKKPHRYRPGTVALREIRRYQKSTELLIRKLPFQRLVREIAQDFKTDLRFQSSAVMALQEASEAYLVGLFEDTNLCAIHAKRVTIMPKDIQLARRIRGERA, encoded by the coding sequence ATGGCAAGAACTAAGCAGACCGCTCGTAAATCCACCGGTGGCAAAGCCCCGAGGAAGCAGCTCGCAACCAAGGCCGCCCGGAAGAGCGCCCCAGCCACCGGTGGCGTCAAGAAGCCCCATCGTTACAGGCCCGGGACTGTGGCTCTCCGCGAGATCCGCCGTTATCAGAAGTCCACCGAGCTGCTGATCCGCAAACTGCCTTTCCAGCGTTTAGTCCGAGAAATTGCCCAAGATTTCAAGACGGATCTGCGCTTCCAGAGCTCCGCTGTCATGGCTCTGCAGGAGGCCAGCGAGGCTTATTTGGTCGGCCTGTTTGAGGACACCAACCTGTGCGCCATCCACGCCAAGAGAGTCACCATCATGCCCAAGGACATTCAGCTGGCCCGCCGCATCCGCGGAGAGCGCGCTTAA
- the LOC127162444 gene encoding histone H2A yields the protein MSGRGKTGGKVRAKAKTRSSRAGLQFPVGRVHRLLRKGNYAERVGAGAPVYLAAVLEYLTAEILELAGNAARDNKKTRIIPRHLQLAVRNDEELNKLLGGVTIAQGGVLPNIQAVLLPKKTDKPAKTK from the coding sequence ATGAGTGGCAGAGGCAAAACCGGTGGTAAGGTGAGAGCGAAGGCTAAGACTCGCTCATCCAGGGCAGGGCTGCAGTTCCCCGTAGGTCGTGTTCACAGGCTTCTCCGCAAAGGAAACTATGCAGAGCGCGTAGGTGCCGGTGCTCCCGTCTATCTGGCGGCTGTGCTCGAGTATCTTACCGCTGAGATCTTGGAGTTGGCTGGAAACGCCGCGAGGGACAACAAGAAGACCCGTATCATTCCCCGTCACCTGCAGCTGGCGGTGCGCAATGACGAGGAGCTCAACAAACTCCTGGGCGGAGTGACTATCGCTCAGGGCGGCGTGCTGCCCAACATCCAGGCTGTGCTGCTGCCCAAAAAGACCGACAAACCCGCCAAAACCAAATAA
- the LOC127162462 gene encoding histone H3-like — protein sequence MARTKQTARKSTGGKAPRKQLATKAARKSAPATGGVKKPHRYRPGTVALREIRRYQKSTELLIRKLPFQRLVREIAQDFKTDLRFQSSAVMALQEASEAYLVGLFEDTNLCAIHAKRVTIMPKDIQLARRIRGERACSETETRSIFNMSGRGKGGKGLGKGGAKRHRKVLRDNIQGITKPAIRRLARRGGVKRISGLIYEETRGVLKVFLENVIRDAVTYTEHAKRKTVTAMDVVYALKRQGRTLYGFGG from the exons ATGGCAAGAACCAAGCAGACCGCTCGTAAATCCACCGGTGGCAAAGCCCCGAGGAAGCAGCTCGCTACTAAAGCCGCCCGGAAGAGCGCCCCAGCCACCGGTGGCGTCAAGAAGCCCCATCGTTACAGGCCCGGGACCGTGGCTCTCCGCGAGATCCGCCGTTATCAGAAGTCCACCGAGCTGCTGATCCGCAAACTGCCTTTCCAGCGTTTGGTCCGTGAAATCGCCCAAGATTTCAAGACGGATCTGCGCTTCCAGAGCTCCGCTGTCATGGCTCTGCAGGAAGCCAGCGAGGCTTATTTGGTCGGCCTGTTTGAGGACACCAACCTGTGCGCCATCCACGCCAAGAGAGTCACCATCATGCCCAAGGACATTCAGCTGGCCCGCCGCATCCGCGGAGAGCGCGCTT GTTCCGAAACTGAGACGAGAAGCATCTTTAACATGTCTGGAAGAGGCAAAGGCGGTAAAGGGCTCGGAAAAGGAGGCGCTAAGCGTCACCGTAAAGTTCTGCGCGATAACATCCAGGGAATCACCAAACCCGCCATTCGTCGTCTCGCTCGCCGCGGCGGCGTTAAGCGCATCTCCGGTCTGATCTACGAGGAGACCCGCGGTGTGTTGAAGGTGTTTCTGGAGAACGTCATCCGGGATGCCGTCACCTACACCGAGCACGCCAAGAGAAAGACCGTCACCGCCATGGACGTTGTGTACGCGCTGAAACGACAGGGCCGCACCTTGTACGGCTTCGGTGGATAA